TGAGTAAATTTCGGTAATTTCGTCTTTGTAATCTACATCCACATGATCGGCCCGAGATAGGTCAAGCATTTCTTGAACCAGTTCTTTCATCCGCTGGATTTCCTGCAAGGAAGCACTAATCGACTCATCCAGAACCTCTGGGTCGTCCTTACCCCAGCGATTTAACAATTTCAAATGCCCTTCAACAATGGCCACAGGTGTTCTAAGTTCATGGGACACATCTTCAACAAACTGCTTCTGATTCGTAACATAGTGGTCAATCTTATCCAGTAGGCGATTTAAATGAAGGCTCAAATCACTCCACTCATCTTGACTGCTTGGCTTTCGCATCCGAATATCAGACAAGTTCTCCTCTTCAACCAGGTCCAAAGAGTTAATCAGATAGGTTAAGGGTCTGAGGAAGTGCCGGCTTAATATAAATGCAATCAAAGCAATTAAGACAAGCCCTAGAAACAACATACTGTAAAAGCGATGATGTTGTGAGGCTAAGCTTGCTTCAAAGTCAGCCATCAAGACAATGTATTGCACCTGTTGTGGCGATTCTACCCAACGATCATCGGTCATCTCAAAGGAAGCATAAAGCAAAGTTTGGCCGTTCTCTTCACCGTACGATAATTGCTCCGTAAGTTCCGCATGACTCATCGGGAAATTCTCAGACTCATACATTACATTATCATTCGAGCCCAAGAGGCGGATAATTATGGCCTCATCGGTAAACTCTTCGCTCATAAAGGCAAATTCTTCTAGATCCTGACTCGTATGAACTGAACCACGATTCCTCGCCAACTTCTCAAAATGAGTATAGCTTACTTGTTGCGCAGCCACATATTGATTGGTCTGCTGCTGGCGGTAAAAAGTAGCCGTCAGCGCGAGCAAGATAATAAAGAGAATAGCAAAAGCGATAAAAGTGAACAGCCCCCATTTCCACTTCAGGGACAGGGGCTGCTGGAAACGTTCTTTCAAACTCTCTTTCATTGGCTTACGTTCTCATCACATAACCTGTTCCACGAACGGTTTGGATATAACTTTCTTGGTCGGGTCGATCAATTTTATTACGTAAATAACGGATATAAACATCCACAACGTTCGTCTCTACTTCAGACTTATAGCCCCAAACTTTATCCAAAAGAACATCTCTCGACAGGACCATATTAACATTCTCCATAAGGAAGAGAAGTAACTCATACTCACGTTTGGTTAAGTTAATAATCTCATCGCCACGTTTAACAATGCGATTCGCTTTCTCAATAACTAAGTCCCGGTATTCAACCGTTGGTTGCTGTGCATTTCTTTGCTCTTCTTCATGGCTTAAGCGGCGGAACAATGCCCGTAAGCGAGCCAACAACTCTTCAATCGCAAAAGGCTTAACGATGTAATCATCGGCCCCTTGATCCAAACCAGAAACACGGTCCATCACCGAATCACGCGCGGTCATAATAATAATAGGTGTATCTTTGACTGGTCGAATTCTACGACACACTTCTAAACCATTCAATTCAGGGAGCATTAAGTCTAATAATATAACGTCCCATTCTTCATTCAGTGCCACTTCTAAGCCTGACCGTCCGTCGTAACAGATATGTGTTTCATAGCCCTCGTGTTGAAGTTCTAAGTCCAGGAAACGGGCAAGGTTCTTCTCGTCTTCAATAATTAATACACGTTTGCCTTCAGTTTCAGCCATTAGAAATCCCCCTTTAATGAATTAATTTGTTCACTTCAATTTCTCACTTTAGTTTACCTCATATTCTTAGAAAAATCCATTATAACACTATCTTTCTAAGTTCGGATGATTTTATGCCATGAGAATCTTTAAGCAATTTAAAACAGAAAGGCAACAACCTGAACAGTCTTTCGTGTTCTGGCTGTTGCTCGATTCATCGTACTTAATCTTCAATCTGTACTTCTTTACCTTCATTCCACAGGAAGTGATAAACGCCTTCTTTGTCAACCCGTTCATAAGTGTGGGCACCGAAGAAGTCGCGTTGGGCTTGAATCATATTTGCTGGTAGAACTTCTGAGCGATATGAATCATAATAGGCAATAGCTGCTTGATAAGTCGGCACTGGAATACCAGCTTGAATCGCTTGTGACACTACGCGGCGTACTGCACCATGGTTAGCTTGAATAATTTCTAAGAAATACTCATCTAACATTAAGTTCTCCAAGTCAGGATTCTTCTCATAGGCATTAGTAATGTTCTGTAAGAATTTCGCCCGAATAATGCAGCCTGCACGCCAGATCTTCGCAATTTCACCATATGGTAAGTTCCACTCATGCTCCTCGCTGGCGGAACGAAGTTGCGCGAAACCTTGGGCATAACTCATAATCTTGCTGAAGTATAAAGCATCATGCAAATCTTGGATGAATGCTTGCTTTTCCTCTTCATTGAAAGATAATTTAACTTCCATTGCTGGAATGATTTGGCTCGCCCGCACACGCGCATCTTTCTGAGCAGAGATATAGCGGGCAAAGACAGATTCCGTAATCAGAGTCAATGGCTCACCTAAATCCAGAGCTGATTGACTTGTCCACTTACCTGTCCCTTTATTGCCTGCTTTATCCATGATCACTTCAACCATTGGTTTACCTGTTTCAGGGTCATCTGTTTGAAGGATTTGGGCAGAAATTTCCATCAAGAAGCTATCTAATACCCCTTCATTCCACTCTTGGAAAATCTTGCCAATTTCCTGGGCAGACATGCCTAGACCGCGGTGCATAATGTCGTATGATTCAGCAATCAGTTGCATATCCCCATATTCGATACCATTGTGAACCATCTTCACATAATGACCGGCTCCATCTGGCCCAATATAGGTCACACAAGGCTCCCCATCTTCTTCAGCTTTAGCTGAAATAGCTTCAAGAATATCCTTAACTAATTCATAAGCATCTTCTTGTCCACCTGGCATAATTGAAGGACCGAAACGAGCGCCCTCTTCACCACCAGAAATACCTGTACCGATAAAGTTAATGCCAGAATCTGCTAAGTATTCGTTACGACGAATGGTATCTTGGAAGAATGTATTCCCCCCATCGATGAGAATATCTCCTTCATCTAGATGTGGTAATAAGTTTTCGATTGTTGCATCCGTTCCCCGACCGGCTTGCACCATTAGAAGGATTTTGCGCGGTTTCTCTAAGCTATCTACGAACTCTTCAATGGAGAACGTTCCTTTTAAGTTCTTATCAGGGTTTTCGGCTAGAACTTCCTCTGTTCTTGAGCCTGTACGGTTATACAAGGCTACTGAGTAGCCACGGCTTTCAATATTCAATGCAATATTGCGACCCATTACGGCCATTCCTACGACACCAATCTGTTGCTTCGACATGTATCTGCCTCCTTATCTTTTATACTCACTCATTCTAACAAATTTCTCACAAACTTAAAAGTGAATTCTTATATTCCTATTGAATCTTCTATTTGAATTCGTTACAATACTTGCATCAAACATTGGGGTGAAATTATGGCAAAAAAGAAAAAATCTAAAATGGACCGAATGGTTAAGATATTAGCAGGAAGTATTGTTCTTGTACTCATCGGCACAATCCTTGTCAGTCTCATAATGTCTTTCTACTACAATCTATAAAAATAAGCCGAGCATGCAAAAGTGCTCGGCCTTTTTTTATAATTCACTTTTCACTTTTCCGGTCCAGCTCTCAAAGCCGTCTTTTAAGATATAGACATCTTCATAGCCATTCTTCCTTAAGATATTAGCACAGCGTGAGGCGATGGTCATTGATTCATCCACTAAATAAATCGGCCGATCCTTACGCAATTCACTAAAGCGCATCTTGAATTGTGAGTATGGAATGTTGCGGGCACCAAGAATATGCTTGGCATTAAATTCTGGTGTCTCCCGCACATCAATGACCTGCACCCGGCGAATATTCGCTTGAATTTCATCACTTGTAACGACTTCGGCTGAACGCTTACGCATAATCCAATGCACCAAGTAATAAATTCCAATGGCAGCAGCAATAATAACAATAACAGTAAACATAAAATTCAAAAAGCTCATCATTTAACTCCCTTTATCTCGCTAAATTTACTAATTGGCAGGCACCAAGAATTCCTGCATCATTCCCCAAAGTGGCTAAGACTATTTCATAGGTATTTAATAAGGCAGGGAAGAGATATTTCTCTGTCTGCTTGGCTACATTGGCTCGCAGAAATTCACCAGCCTGCGAAACGCCCCCGCCCAAGACAATAATACTTGGGTTCAGCATATTAATAATATGCGAGATGCCTAGGCCTAAATAATTACAGAATTGCTTGACCACTTCTTGGCTGAAGGCATCGCCAGCTTCTGCCGCTGTAAAGATGTCTTTCGCCGTCAACGCTTCCCCCGCAGCTAAACGCTGGCTTACTTCTGTTTGGTGCTGTGTGTGGGTCAAGTGCAAGCGAGCTAAATTCATAATGCCCGTTGCGGAAGCCAAGGCTTCCAAGCAGCCCACTTTCCCACAAGTACACTGAATCGAACTATGTGGGTCAATGGTCAAATGACCAATCTCACCAGCTGCCCCACTTCCACCATGAAGCAACTCGCCTGCGCTAACAATCCCACCGCCAACACCCGTTCCAAGTGTCACCATCACTACATCGCTTGCCCCATCACCAGCTCCTAGCCATTGTTCACCCAGGGCGGCAACGTTCGCATCATTGTCTAAGTAGAAGGGCAAACCAAAGGCCGCTTCAAAAGCTTCCCCGATATTCTGGCGTTTCGCCCAGTTTAAATTATAGGCGCCAATCACTGTGCGATCTTGGACATTCACTGTACCAGGTGTCCCCATGCCAATACCTAGGCAATCTGCCATATTTAAGTGCAAATCAGCCACCTGCTGGCGGATTGCAGCAATCAGATTGGGAACAATATGTGAGCCTTCATCTGATATATCAGTTGGAACAGACCACTGGGATACTATGTCGCCGCTTGGTTGAAGGATGGCCAGCTTAGCCGACGTTCCGCCTAAATCAATCGCAATAATAAATGCATTTTCCATTGGAAATCCCCTTTCATTTTTACAAGCCAAAAGCAAGGTGTACTTTCTGAATACCGATAAATACGAGTACACCACTTAATATTAGTAGCACAAGAAGCGCTAAGAACCTTTGCCGTCCTGACAATCGATGGTAATTCGGCAAACCAATTGCTATGGTAATCACCAGACCATAGACAGCTCCACCTAAGTGCCCCCAATTATCCACCCCGCCGGATAGAATACCGTTAATAAAGTTGATAGCAATCAAGACAGTATAACTCGCTGCTCTTTGCTGGAGAATGGGAACATGACTATACAGCCGCCCTAAAGCGACATAGGCTGCAAATAAGCCAAAGATAGCTGTACTCGCCCCAGCCGAAACAGTATTTGAACTAAAGGCATAGGAGAATAGATTTCCACCAATAGCAGATGCCAAATAAATGAATGCAAAGCGGCCATGACCCATAAATTGTTCTAAGTCCTGTCCAAGATAGAATAAACTAATGCCGTTCATCAATAAATGTGTAAAACCGATATGAATAAAGGCTGCTGAAATAAGGCGCCACCATTCGTTCTCTAGGACAATCAGCGGGGTATAATTAGCTCCTGTTAACAGGAGCACTTCACTGGATTGGGTCGTCCCATAACGCAGCAACATGTACCCATAAACCAAGATATTAACTGCCAGGAAAAAATATGTAACATAAGGTTTCCTTCTTACCATAGTGTCACTCCTTCAGCAGTCATCGTCAGTATTTCATCAATACGTATATCATGACTTTCTCCCTCCCAATAACCTGTCTCATATAATTGAGGCGGAAAGACAAGGGATAAAGTTTGCTGAGGACATTTGGCCAGAAAGCGGTCGTAATACCCACCACCGAAACCAATGCGCCAACCGTTCCTTTGAAAAGCCAAGCCCGGCACCAGCATCAAATCAATGTCCTCCGGCTTTACTTCAGTACAAGTTGCTTTAGGCTGCTGAATATGCTTTTGTACAGTTTCTAAATCAGCCTTCGAATTAAAATAACGAAAGGTCATTTGACGCTCCGGCTCAATTCGCGGTAAGGCAAAGTTCAAATCAGGCAAGCTTTCTTTTAAATAAGCCATTAATTGAACGGTTTCAAATTCAGGGGCAAAGCCATAATACAAGGCTAAGGTTTGCACGTTTCTACTTTGTAGAAGTTTTAATAAAGCCTCGCTCATATGCCTTTGCCAATGCGTTCGGTCCGCCGGAGAAATAGCTTGCATCTTGGCTAGACAGTCCTGGCGGATGCCTTTTTTTCGATCCATAAACATAGCTCCTCATTCATAATATAAACCAGTGTATCACATTTCTTTACAAAAAAAAATAAGGCCTGCGCTTTAGCACAGACCCTATATTATCATAAAGAAATGAACTATTTCTTAACTTCACGGTGGAGCGTCACTTTGCGCTCACGTGGGCAATATTTCTTCATTTCAATTCTATCTGGATTGTTACGACGATTTTTGTTCGTTAAATAATTGCGTTCACCGCATTCAGTACATTCCAAGTTAATATTAACGCGCATGTTATGTATCCTCCCAACTATAAATTACATTGTTTCTTACAAACACCTTAAGATTATACCATATCAAAGAGAAATTACTAGTCCAAAAATAAAAAAATATCCCCCACTCCGTCATATTTACAGAAAGAGATGCATTTGTTACATTCTTTTAATTGGCATATGTGAGTATATTTGCTAAAATTAGAAAGTAGTATAAAACTGAAAGAGGTGTTCTTATGGATATATGGATTTTAGTGATTGTTCTTTTAGCTATCGCTATTGTCTTATTAGTCGCATCCTTCTTTGCTGAGGATGATGTCGATGTTGAAGAAAGAATCAACGAATATTCTGTTCAACAATCTCAGGAATTGTATAATGTCAAAACACGCTTGGCCGAACTTGAGCAACAAACAACGTTTGCACCAGTAGCGGGCCCAACGAGCGATACTTATCCTGAAGAAGGCGAGCCTACGATTGCTTATGAAGAGGATGTGCTGGAAGTAGGCGAAGAGATAGCCGTTGAGCCTGAGGCGGTTAGTGATGAGGCTCATCAGCAAATTATTCAACTATACTCACAAGGCTATACAATGCACGAAATTAGCCAAGCCGTCAATTTAAATACAATCACGATTCAGAACGTCGTCGACGATTATATCGAGAATCGTTAAGGAGGTAAGTTCTATGAAAAAAAGCACATTGCGTAATCTAGGCATTGGCTTTCTTGCCTCAGCGGTTATTACAGGCCTTTACACAACATTTGTCCAAGGTAATGCCCCTGTCCCAGGAGTTGAATTAAATAGTATCTTTGAAAGAACAAGTGCAGAAACTGAATCTCAACTGGCTGAGCGAGAAGCAGAGGTTCAAAGTCTGGTCAGTGACCGGGAATCGCTCCTCTCCGAGCGAGAGCAACTTGATGAATCCTTCAGTGTTATTTCGAGCCTTGAGGGTGAAATTGCTTCGCTCCAGCGAGACAATGCTTCCCTGACACGCTTAACAGGGAATCAAGATGAAACGACACCGACCAATGATACTGATAATGAAGGTGATGAGTCACAGGGCCAAGAATTAACGGAAGAAGCAACCACCACGCCAGAAGCTGAACCGGATACAGTCGGAAGCTTTACTGTCGAAAGCGGCTCAACCTCGTCAGATATCGCCCAACAACTGGAAAGCCAAGGTTTTATTGCGTCAGCAAGTGAATTCCAAGAATTATTAGATGCTTGGGGATTACATGAATCAATCCAATCAGGCACCTACAATTTGAATTCTGATATGAGTATCCATGATATTGCATCTATCCTAACGAACGGTGCATATTACTATTATTAAACGCTCACTAAGAGGCCTCAAGGCCTCTTTTTTAGCTTCTCTTAAAGCTCTTATACCGCTTCAGAAGAAATAATCTACGCACAACAGAAAAGCATCCAGGCAAACCTCTATCTTAGTTGCTTGGATGCTTTTGCTGTTTATTAAATTAGTTAACTACTGATTAATTCTGCTCGGTGAAGCTTTCTTCATAACTTAAAACTTGGTCACGTGTGTCAGCTTTCAGTTCGAAATAAGCATTCATCACTTCATGGGCAATACGGATACTTTCCCGCCCCCATGAGGTTTCGTTTAAGTATGGTACGACAACAGAAATCGCAATTTCTGGATCGTCATACGGTGCAAAACCGACATAAGTTGCGTTGGTAACAGGTTGATTGGACGCATACCGGATAGGTCCTGCATAAAAGGCTTCCGTTGTCCCTGTCTTGGAACCAACAGTAATCGGATAATTCATAAAGAAGTAGCGGGCTGTTCCATCTGACGTATGAGATACTTGACGCATTCCTTCATGAATCCGTTCCATTTCACCCTTCTCCAAAGGTATGACATTCATGACGTTCGGCTGAATCATTGTCTTTATACCACCGAGATCCCCATTGGCATCTGTACCGCGAATTTCTTTGACCAAACGCGGTGAATAGCGGATTCCTCCGTTTGCCACCGTCGAAACATACTGTGCCATTTGAAGCGGGGTGTACAAGTCGAACTGTCCATAAGATAAGTCGAGGCCGTTAACGAGCTGATCACTTTCTGGGCTGAACCCTTCCGATTCATTCGGGATGTCTATGCCTGTTCTAGTACCTAGACCGAATTCAGCTAAATGTCCCCGGATAATATTAATCGTATCGTCACGAATTAATAAAGGACCATCGGGTTCATGGGATGTTTGGCCACCAATCCGCATGGCCAATTCAATCATATAAATGTTCGAGGATTTCTGCAAGGCTTCAATATCATCAATTGCCATACGCCCTGTTCGGTTAAAGGCCGAGGTCTTTTCTTGGGAAGCTTGGAATTTCAGGGGCTCATCGATAATTACATTATTATCTAAGGAGATGACATCTTCCATGTATCCGGTCGCAACCAAGGCTGGCTTAATACTGGAGCCCATCCCGTAGCTTGTGTTAATGGCACCAAGCGTATCATCGACAATATTCAACGTATCATAAGAATCCGTCGCTTCGTTATATTCGTAGCGTTTCCCGGTGATACCTAAGATATCCCCATTTTTAGGGTTCATAGCCACAATATACACGCGGTCATTCAGTCCTTGGTCTGCACCCATGCTCTGTAGTGCATTGGTGGCAATCTCATCGAGTCTCGCTTGGAATTCAGAATCAATCGTCATCATCAAGTTATCGCCTTTAGAGCCTTTGTATAATTGATGGTTCTCGACGACATCATCGGTCGTACTGGTAATAATATTGTACTGGGCTTTCGTTCCCCGCAAAGCATCTTCATATTGCTTCTCCAAGTAGCTAATTCCTACCCGATCATTCATTGCATAACCTCTTTGCAATAATTTATCGGCTTCTTCACTTGGTAGACCCCTTTGTTCTGTAGAGACTTGGCCTAGAATCGATCTCAGCATATCTCCTTGAGGATAGGTCCGTTGCCAATCAGTGCCAATACTTACCCCGGGTAACGTGGCTAAATTCTCACTTACACGAGCCACTTCGTCTTGGGTAACGTTCTGGTTTTTGACAGATACGGTCGACAGTGCATAGGCTCCGTTCATCTTGTTAAAGAGGGCGATAACTTCTTTCTCTGCATCGCTAAATTGCAAGTCATCTTCGGTAATATATTCCAGTTGTACTGCATACAATTCATTACCCGGTAACAACAGCTCTTCCTCAGTTAAGCGACTATTAACCAAACCTTCATTCTTCACCAGGAAATAATCCTTCATCTCTCGCTCAGTCAGTGAAGTGATAGGCATTGTGATGAGTGAAGCAAGTTCAGTTGCCACGTCGAGAATATCGTCGGCTGCTACTTGCGAGTCTTTCGCACGTGTATATAAGATAGCTAATTCTGGGCGATTACCGACGAGAACACGACCTTGGCTATCGTAGATCATCCCCCGCGGAACCGAACCGGTTGATAAAGTCGACTCCGTTCTTTGCACCATATTGACAAAGTTCTCTCCATTATAAAGCTGTAAGTAGCCTAAGCGGACAAATAAAGCCGCAAATAATAGAAAGCAGACGAGAAATATTAAATTCAATCGTCTTGGAATATGGGACTTTTTCGGTTTTTTTCTAAAATTTACATTTGCCATTATGTCACTCATTTCTTCCAACTAACTTTAGTAACAAACCTAGCCACAATTGTAGCAAATCTCACGTCATAACTCAAAGTTTTCTAGTGGTAAAAGCATGAAAAATTCGTGAATTCCGTGAACTTATAGGCGACATTTGCTATCATGAAGGGGTAAATGATTTTTATACTTATGTTTATTAAGGTTTGTTGGCCTATAGAAACAGGGATTTTCATACGTTTCCAGAAGGATTAACCTCATCAAGCCTTAATGGGAATAAGTATTAGAATAAGGAGTATTACTTGTAATGTGGTCTAAATTTAAACCTTATGCATATAATATGTTGCTCGTTTCGGTCATGTTTCTACTCTTGGCAATCGTCTATGAGTTCGTTCCCTTCGGTTCAGAAACCATGCTCACCGTGGACTTAGGGCAACAGTACATTGATTTCTTTAGCCTGTATAAAGAGACACTTACCCATGAACCAGGTATGTTGCTATATAGCTTCGAGAAGGCCCTTGGCGGGGAGATGATTGGCCTTTGGGCTTATTACCTACTCAGCCCCTTTAATATTATCCTGCTCTTCTTCAACGAAGGGAACTTTGATATTGCGGTAACTCTACTCACTTATTTGAAGCTTGTTGCCAGTAGCTTAAGCTTCATGTATTTCGCCCGCTCGAAATATAAACTCAACACGCCAATGGCGCTTACCTTCAGCATAAGTTATGCGATGATGAGTTACGTCATGGTCTACATGTTAAATATTATGTGGCTCGATGGCCTCGTTCTATTACCTTTAATTGCTTTAGGACTCGAGCGGAGTTTAACGCAGCATAAAAGCTTACTCTATGTTTTAAGTTTGGCCTTGATGATGGTGAGCAATTACTATATTGGTTATATGATTTGCTTATTCCTGAGCTTTTATGCACTTTTTGTCATAATTGAACAGCAAAGGAGCTTTAACTGGAAAGAAACAGCCAAGCAGTATTGCTGGTTTATCAAAGATTCTATTATAGCTTGCCTCATCGCATGCATCTCTTTGATTCCAACGATTATGTCGATTAGCAAGAATAAGGGGGAGTATTTCGAAGTTAATTTATCGGCTGAAGTCGCCCATAGCTTACAAGACATGCTATCCAAGCTCTTTATTGGCAGTTTCAATTTCGATGAAATGTCTTCCGGATCACCTAATCTATATGCAGGGATGCTCGTCTTACTCCTAGTCATTCTGTTCTTCGCCAACCGTTCGATCAAGAAATCTGAGAAAATCATGGCTGGCTTAATTTTCGGTATTTATTTCCTTTCCTTCCGCTATGAATTGCTCGACCGCCTATGGCACGGAGGACAGTTTCCAATTTGGTATCATTTCCGTTTCTCGTTCACTACGAGCTTTTTCTGTATTGTTCTGGCTATTAAAGCTTATATTCACCGCCCTGCTCAATATTCGATTAAATTATTGGTTCCAATTCTAATCGGCTTTGGTTTATTTGCATTCCATTACTTTTACAAACCAGACTATGAATTTCTCAATGACTGGAAGATTCTCTTAAGTGTCTTGTTCTTTGCAATGCTCCTGGTCGTCTTGCAATTTAATCTCATGCATGAAAATGCTAGACAATGGTTTATCTTAGCTATTGTTGCGGTTGAATTATCCATTAACAGTATCTTCATCCTCGGTGAATTGAATTACGTTAATCAAGCTAAATTCCGCGATTATACATCGGTACTAGCTGCTGCAGTTGAACCCGTTCGCCAAGAAGACCCGAACGATTTCTACCGAATTCACAAAACCTTCATGCGCACTAAGAACGAAGCCTTTTATGAACATTATGACGGCATGGATCATTTCGGTTCAACCATCGAGGCTCATATTCCGGAATTATATGGCTACTTAGGTCTCCCAGATGGTAATGGCTTTGCTGTGTATACCAATGGAACCATGTTTACGGATGACTTCTTTAATATTCGTTACTTATTAGACGTTAGTCCCGATACTGAAGCCCATACCGCTGAAGATGAGTATCTTTTATACCAAGAAGGCACCGATTTAGATATGCAAGCCCATACCCTTGTTCGGCAAGAAGATCGCTTCTGGATGTATGAGAATCCTGAACGCTTTGGCTTGGGCATGGAGGTAAGCCCTGAATTAGCAAGTGCTAGTTTCCACCGCCATCAAGCCATCCAAAACCAAGAAACCTTACTGCGGCTGCTTGATTATGATGGCACTGGCGAACCCTACTTTACCAAAGTAGCCTTCGACGAAGTGGAATACGATAAGGTTGAAGTGACCGATAAAGGAGACGGAGATTACTACACTTACCAAAATCAAGCCACGGGTGAAGACGATGCTTGGGTTCATTTCCATTATACGACGACAGATGCCCCTTATTATTTCACCTTGCCAAGTCAATTGAACAAGGATAAGGTCTACCTTAATTTAGACCATAAGCGTTACCGTTTCTACACACCTTATCGTAGACGACAAATAACCAATGCAAGTTATCAGACTCCAGGCGAACATACCCTTTCCATGCAAGTGAAGGAAGATGAACTGAAGGCTAATCTTATTTACTTGTATCGCTTCGATGAAGAGCGTTACCAAGAACTCGTTGCCAAGCGGGCCAATGCTCAATTCGAAATAGAGCATTTTCAAGCCGATGCTATTCGAGGGCGTATTCATACGCATTTGCCCCAAAGTTATGTACTCTTTACTATCCCTTATGATAAGAACTGGCAAGTGAAAGTCAACGGACAGAAAGCTGAAAGTGTTGCCGCTTTAAGCGACACCTT
This region of Suicoccus acidiformans genomic DNA includes:
- a CDS encoding rhodanese-like domain-containing protein, with amino-acid sequence MSFLNFMFTVIVIIAAAIGIYYLVHWIMRKRSAEVVTSDEIQANIRRVQVIDVRETPEFNAKHILGARNIPYSQFKMRFSELRKDRPIYLVDESMTIASRCANILRKNGYEDVYILKDGFESWTGKVKSEL
- a CDS encoding response regulator transcription factor, whose amino-acid sequence is MAETEGKRVLIIEDEKNLARFLDLELQHEGYETHICYDGRSGLEVALNEEWDVILLDLMLPELNGLEVCRRIRPVKDTPIIIMTARDSVMDRVSGLDQGADDYIVKPFAIEELLARLRALFRRLSHEEEQRNAQQPTVEYRDLVIEKANRIVKRGDEIINLTKREYELLLFLMENVNMVLSRDVLLDKVWGYKSEVETNVVDVYIRYLRNKIDRPDQESYIQTVRGTGYVMRT
- a CDS encoding endolytic transglycosylase MltG: MKKSTLRNLGIGFLASAVITGLYTTFVQGNAPVPGVELNSIFERTSAETESQLAEREAEVQSLVSDRESLLSEREQLDESFSVISSLEGEIASLQRDNASLTRLTGNQDETTPTNDTDNEGDESQGQELTEEATTTPEAEPDTVGSFTVESGSTSSDIAQQLESQGFIASASEFQELLDAWGLHESIQSGTYNLNSDMSIHDIASILTNGAYYYY
- a CDS encoding ROK family glucokinase, whose amino-acid sequence is MENAFIIAIDLGGTSAKLAILQPSGDIVSQWSVPTDISDEGSHIVPNLIAAIRQQVADLHLNMADCLGIGMGTPGTVNVQDRTVIGAYNLNWAKRQNIGEAFEAAFGLPFYLDNDANVAALGEQWLGAGDGASDVVMVTLGTGVGGGIVSAGELLHGGSGAAGEIGHLTIDPHSSIQCTCGKVGCLEALASATGIMNLARLHLTHTQHQTEVSQRLAAGEALTAKDIFTAAEAGDAFSQEVVKQFCNYLGLGISHIINMLNPSIIVLGGGVSQAGEFLRANVAKQTEKYLFPALLNTYEIVLATLGNDAGILGACQLVNLAR
- the gndA gene encoding NADP-dependent phosphogluconate dehydrogenase codes for the protein MSKQQIGVVGMAVMGRNIALNIESRGYSVALYNRTGSRTEEVLAENPDKNLKGTFSIEEFVDSLEKPRKILLMVQAGRGTDATIENLLPHLDEGDILIDGGNTFFQDTIRRNEYLADSGINFIGTGISGGEEGARFGPSIMPGGQEDAYELVKDILEAISAKAEEDGEPCVTYIGPDGAGHYVKMVHNGIEYGDMQLIAESYDIMHRGLGMSAQEIGKIFQEWNEGVLDSFLMEISAQILQTDDPETGKPMVEVIMDKAGNKGTGKWTSQSALDLGEPLTLITESVFARYISAQKDARVRASQIIPAMEVKLSFNEEEKQAFIQDLHDALYFSKIMSYAQGFAQLRSASEEHEWNLPYGEIAKIWRAGCIIRAKFLQNITNAYEKNPDLENLMLDEYFLEIIQANHGAVRRVVSQAIQAGIPVPTYQAAIAYYDSYRSEVLPANMIQAQRDFFGAHTYERVDKEGVYHFLWNEGKEVQIED
- a CDS encoding helix-turn-helix domain-containing protein, with the translated sequence MDIWILVIVLLAIAIVLLVASFFAEDDVDVEERINEYSVQQSQELYNVKTRLAELEQQTTFAPVAGPTSDTYPEEGEPTIAYEEDVLEVGEEIAVEPEAVSDEAHQQIIQLYSQGYTMHEISQAVNLNTITIQNVVDDYIENR
- a CDS encoding 5-formyltetrahydrofolate cyclo-ligase translates to MDRKKGIRQDCLAKMQAISPADRTHWQRHMSEALLKLLQSRNVQTLALYYGFAPEFETVQLMAYLKESLPDLNFALPRIEPERQMTFRYFNSKADLETVQKHIQQPKATCTEVKPEDIDLMLVPGLAFQRNGWRIGFGGGYYDRFLAKCPQQTLSLVFPPQLYETGYWEGESHDIRIDEILTMTAEGVTLW
- a CDS encoding rhomboid family intramembrane serine protease: MVRRKPYVTYFFLAVNILVYGYMLLRYGTTQSSEVLLLTGANYTPLIVLENEWWRLISAAFIHIGFTHLLMNGISLFYLGQDLEQFMGHGRFAFIYLASAIGGNLFSYAFSSNTVSAGASTAIFGLFAAYVALGRLYSHVPILQQRAASYTVLIAINFINGILSGGVDNWGHLGGAVYGLVITIAIGLPNYHRLSGRQRFLALLVLLILSGVLVFIGIQKVHLAFGL
- the rpmG gene encoding 50S ribosomal protein L33, translated to MRVNINLECTECGERNYLTNKNRRNNPDRIEMKKYCPRERKVTLHREVKK
- a CDS encoding sensor histidine kinase; translation: MKESLKERFQQPLSLKWKWGLFTFIAFAILFIILLALTATFYRQQQTNQYVAAQQVSYTHFEKLARNRGSVHTSQDLEEFAFMSEEFTDEAIIIRLLGSNDNVMYESENFPMSHAELTEQLSYGEENGQTLLYASFEMTDDRWVESPQQVQYIVLMADFEASLASQHHRFYSMLFLGLVLIALIAFILSRHFLRPLTYLINSLDLVEEENLSDIRMRKPSSQDEWSDLSLHLNRLLDKIDHYVTNQKQFVEDVSHELRTPVAIVEGHLKLLNRWGKDDPEVLDESISASLQEIQRMKELVQEMLDLSRADHVDVDYKDEITEIYSTTRQVFENFKMIHPTFNFFLDDDQQDNLPLYVRMYRNHYEQVLIILLDNAVKYSLNRLEIHISISQGMNTVEIAVQDFGEGMSEEDKERVFGRFYRVDKARSREKGGNGLGLSIAKELINGYRGDIRVESSLGNGSIFYIELPILADQMQIEKSKAIAEAKRKNHPDYFSELP